From a region of the Haloferax volcanii DS2 genome:
- a CDS encoding DUF7345 domain-containing protein encodes MAIRDAVFALLCAALCVLAVVAPTAAAQESTASGPGVEPLVQQGVEPDSTRIVVEVSERGDARWEIQYWTWLDDENTTEAFRSLQDDVRANPDDYTAAFAERIASTVGAAENATGREMAATNVSVAAETRSLPDSFGVVSYSFEWSNFAAVDGDRLVVGDAIEGFFLDSSSRLILSWPDDYGVTTVEPAGDETRENAVIWRGTQTEFVSGEPNVVLERGAGGSEPSATPTPTPTPGDSETPAASDDSFPTTTAVIALALVVLVGAGAVYLRSRGALGGGDGGAGAVDATGGTDADAPADSTAATSRATADAGADTAAADDTDQSDASDDGEPSPPPELLSNEERVLRLIESRGGRIKQQEVAGALDWTDAKTSKVVRGMRDEGTIEGFRLGRENVLRLPEDDDGGADAPDGGSNGV; translated from the coding sequence ATGGCGATACGAGACGCTGTCTTCGCACTCCTGTGTGCCGCCCTCTGCGTGCTCGCCGTGGTCGCGCCGACCGCGGCCGCACAGGAGAGCACCGCGAGCGGTCCGGGCGTCGAACCGCTCGTCCAGCAGGGCGTCGAACCCGACAGCACGCGAATCGTCGTCGAGGTCTCCGAGCGCGGCGACGCCCGCTGGGAGATTCAGTACTGGACCTGGCTCGACGACGAGAACACGACCGAGGCCTTCCGGTCGCTCCAAGACGACGTGCGGGCCAATCCCGACGACTACACCGCGGCGTTCGCGGAGCGCATCGCCTCGACCGTCGGGGCCGCCGAGAACGCCACCGGCCGGGAGATGGCCGCGACGAACGTCTCGGTCGCCGCCGAGACGCGGTCGCTCCCCGATAGCTTCGGCGTCGTCAGCTACTCCTTCGAGTGGTCCAACTTCGCGGCGGTCGACGGCGACCGACTCGTCGTCGGCGACGCCATCGAGGGCTTCTTCCTCGACAGTAGCTCCCGGCTCATCCTCTCGTGGCCCGACGACTACGGCGTGACGACCGTCGAGCCCGCGGGCGACGAGACCCGCGAGAACGCGGTCATCTGGCGCGGCACCCAGACCGAGTTCGTCTCGGGCGAGCCGAACGTCGTCCTCGAACGCGGCGCTGGCGGCTCGGAACCCTCGGCGACGCCCACGCCCACACCGACGCCGGGCGACTCCGAGACGCCCGCCGCGAGCGACGACTCGTTCCCGACGACGACCGCGGTCATCGCGCTCGCGCTCGTCGTTCTCGTCGGTGCCGGCGCGGTCTATCTCCGCTCGCGGGGCGCGCTCGGCGGCGGCGACGGCGGTGCAGGTGCAGTCGACGCGACCGGCGGGACGGACGCCGACGCACCCGCCGACTCGACCGCCGCGACCTCGCGGGCGACCGCCGATGCCGGTGCAGATACCGCCGCCGCCGACGATACCGACCAGTCCGACGCGAGCGACGACGGCGAGCCGAGTCCGCCGCCGGAACTCCTCAGCAACGAAGAGCGCGTCCTCCGGCTCATCGAGTCCCGCGGAGGGCGCATCAAGCAACAGGAGGTCGCCGGCGCGCTCGACTGGACCGACGCGAAGACGAGCAAGGTCGTCCGCGGGATGCGCGACGAGGGGACCATCGAGGGCTTCCGCCTCGGCCGCGAGAACGTCCTGCGACTGCCCGAAGACGACGACGGAGGCGCGGACGCCCCCGACGGGGGCTCGAACGGGGTA